A region from the Paenarthrobacter aurescens genome encodes:
- a CDS encoding amino acid ABC transporter ATP-binding protein, with translation MSPTNESAEQPRVAPVLKARNLAKAFGSNVVLRDIDIDILRGQVVALIGPSGSGKTTVLRSLNGLEIPDAGTVTFGSGDSSSGLSIDFGAKVGKKEVAALRDRSAMVFQHYNLFPHMTVLKNIIEGPVQVQKRPRAEAIAEAERLLERVGLADKRDAYPFELSGGQQQRVGIVRALALKPQLLLFDEPTSALDPELVGDVLGVIKELAEEGWTMVIVTHELAFAQHVADEVIFMDGGVVVERGPAAEVLRAPRQERTKLFVKRLQHDV, from the coding sequence ATGTCGCCCACTAACGAATCCGCAGAGCAGCCACGCGTCGCCCCGGTGCTGAAGGCCAGGAACCTGGCCAAGGCTTTCGGAAGCAACGTGGTCCTGCGGGACATTGACATTGATATCCTGCGCGGCCAGGTGGTTGCCCTGATCGGGCCATCAGGCTCCGGCAAGACTACGGTTCTGCGTTCCCTGAACGGACTGGAAATTCCCGACGCCGGCACGGTCACCTTTGGAAGCGGCGATTCCTCAAGCGGGCTTTCCATCGACTTCGGTGCCAAGGTGGGAAAGAAAGAGGTGGCTGCGCTCCGGGATCGCAGCGCCATGGTCTTCCAGCACTACAACCTGTTTCCTCACATGACGGTGCTGAAAAACATCATCGAAGGGCCCGTCCAGGTCCAAAAACGGCCGCGTGCAGAGGCCATCGCCGAGGCCGAACGCCTGTTGGAGCGAGTCGGCCTGGCGGACAAACGCGACGCCTACCCTTTTGAGCTCTCCGGTGGCCAACAGCAGCGGGTGGGAATCGTCCGGGCGTTGGCGCTCAAGCCCCAACTGCTCCTCTTTGACGAGCCCACATCGGCTCTGGACCCGGAGCTCGTGGGGGACGTCCTGGGCGTCATCAAGGAACTCGCGGAGGAGGGGTGGACCATGGTGATCGTTACCCATGAGTTGGCCTTTGCCCAGCATGTGGCTGACGAAGTAATTTTCATGGACGGCGGCGTGGTGGTCGAGCGGGGTCCTGCAGCCGAGGTGTTGCGGGCACCGCGGCAGGAGCGGACCAAGCTCTTTGTGAAGCGGCTCCAGCACGACGTCTAG
- a CDS encoding amino acid ABC transporter permease: protein MNWDLIWSSFGPLITGAVTGTIPLTLASFAFGLVLALLVALMRLSPNWLLSGIGRFYVSVIRGTPLLVQLFVIFFGLPSIGIRLDPWPSAIIAFSLNVGGYAAEIIRAAILSVPKGQWEAGHTIGMSRPQALVRIILPQAARVSVPPLSNTFISLVKDTSLASLILVTELFRNAQQIAAFSQEFMALYLQAALVYWVICLVLSTAQSAVEKRLDRYVAH from the coding sequence ATGAACTGGGACCTCATCTGGAGTTCCTTCGGTCCTCTGATCACCGGTGCCGTAACGGGCACCATCCCACTGACGCTTGCGTCCTTCGCCTTCGGCCTGGTGCTTGCGTTGCTGGTTGCCCTGATGCGGCTGAGCCCCAACTGGCTGCTCTCAGGCATTGGCCGCTTCTACGTCTCGGTGATCCGCGGCACTCCCCTTTTGGTGCAGCTCTTTGTGATCTTCTTTGGCCTGCCCAGCATAGGCATTCGCCTTGACCCCTGGCCCAGCGCCATCATCGCCTTCTCACTGAACGTGGGCGGTTACGCTGCCGAGATCATTCGTGCTGCCATCCTGTCCGTCCCCAAGGGCCAGTGGGAAGCCGGTCACACCATTGGCATGTCCCGGCCGCAGGCGCTGGTACGCATCATCCTTCCGCAGGCAGCACGGGTGTCCGTTCCGCCGTTGTCCAACACCTTCATTTCGTTGGTGAAAGACACCTCCCTCGCCTCGCTCATCCTGGTCACCGAACTGTTCCGCAACGCCCAGCAAATCGCGGCGTTCAGCCAGGAGTTCATGGCCCTCTACCTGCAGGCAGCCCTTGTTTACTGGGTGATTTGCCTGGTCCTTTCCACAGCCCAATCCGCCGTGGAAAAGAGATTGGACCGCTATGTCGCCCACTAA
- a CDS encoding amino acid ABC transporter substrate-binding protein translates to MNSLRTRRSVLAATVAAAALALSACGGGSAPAQSGGDTSLSDVKSKGELIIATEGTYRPFSFHADGAGELTGFDVEIAQAVAGKIGVKATFQETQFDGIFAGLESKRFDTIANQISINDERKAKYDFSTPYTISTGVVVTKSDNNSINSFADLKGKTTAQSLTSNFYKMAVEAGANVQAVEGWAQSATLVQQGRVDATVNDKLTYLDYAKNTPDSGLKVAAEAPEKTQSAMVFRKGSTELTAAVDKALADLQADGTLAKISEKYFGADVTK, encoded by the coding sequence ATGAACAGCCTTCGTACCCGCCGCTCTGTCCTCGCAGCAACCGTGGCCGCGGCCGCCCTTGCACTTTCCGCGTGCGGCGGAGGGTCCGCGCCTGCCCAGTCCGGCGGAGATACATCCCTTTCAGACGTCAAATCCAAGGGCGAACTCATCATCGCCACCGAAGGTACTTACCGCCCCTTCAGCTTCCACGCTGACGGGGCCGGCGAGCTCACCGGTTTTGACGTGGAAATTGCCCAGGCCGTTGCCGGGAAAATCGGCGTGAAGGCAACCTTCCAGGAGACCCAGTTTGACGGCATCTTCGCTGGCCTGGAATCAAAGCGCTTTGACACCATCGCCAACCAGATCTCCATCAATGACGAACGCAAGGCCAAGTACGATTTCTCCACGCCGTACACCATCTCCACCGGGGTGGTGGTTACCAAGTCGGACAACAACAGCATCAACAGCTTTGCGGATCTCAAGGGCAAAACCACCGCGCAGTCTCTGACCAGCAACTTCTACAAGATGGCCGTTGAAGCCGGTGCCAATGTCCAGGCCGTTGAGGGCTGGGCCCAGTCCGCCACGCTGGTGCAGCAGGGACGCGTGGATGCCACCGTCAATGACAAACTCACGTACTTGGACTACGCCAAGAACACTCCCGATTCCGGCCTGAAGGTTGCTGCCGAGGCACCGGAGAAGACCCAGAGCGCCATGGTGTTCCGCAAGGGTTCCACGGAGCTCACGGCCGCCGTGGACAAGGCCCTGGCCGATCTGCAGGCTGACGGCACGCTGGCTAAGATCTCGGAGAAGTACTTCGGCGCGGACGTCACCAAATAG
- a CDS encoding ABC-F family ATP-binding cassette domain-containing protein, giving the protein MTATLVAKDLAGGHGHRTLFSDLSLTVAPGDVVGVVGANGAGKSTLLRILAGVDQPQAGNVSLAPSDAFVGWLPQEHERTAGETIAAYIARRTGCAQATHEMESTAEALGSGAPGADDAYSLAFDRWMASGAADLEDRVPAVLADLGLELGADALMTGLSGGQAARVALAALLLSRFDVVLLDEPTNDLDLDGLARLEAFVQGLRGGVVLVSHDREFLARCVTTVVELDLAQNSVAVYDGGYEAFLEERAVAKRHARERYEEFANTKADLVSRARTQREWSSQGVRNAMKKNPDNDKIRRAASSESSEKQAQKVRQMESRIARLTEVEEPRKEWQLQFSIGQAPRSSAVVATLRNVVARQGDFTLGPVNLQLNGGERIGITGPNGAGKSTLLRLLLGTQKPDDGDASMGASVAVGEIDQARGLLDGGRPLGDAVEAVLVDWNSADVRTLLAKFGLKADHTSRTVDSLSPGERTRAALALLQARGVNLLVLDEPTNHLDLPAIEQLEEALESYEGALLLVTHDRRLLENVRLDSRWHLENGQVQELHHTPSQEK; this is encoded by the coding sequence ATGACTGCAACTTTGGTGGCCAAGGATCTTGCCGGTGGTCATGGCCACCGGACACTTTTTTCGGACCTTTCCCTGACCGTTGCGCCCGGCGATGTTGTGGGCGTGGTGGGAGCCAACGGCGCCGGTAAATCCACGCTGCTGCGCATCCTCGCCGGAGTGGACCAGCCACAAGCGGGGAACGTCAGCCTTGCTCCTTCGGATGCCTTTGTGGGCTGGTTGCCGCAGGAACACGAGCGCACCGCCGGCGAAACAATCGCGGCGTACATTGCCAGGCGAACCGGCTGCGCCCAGGCAACACATGAGATGGAATCCACGGCCGAAGCTCTCGGCTCGGGGGCTCCAGGAGCTGATGATGCGTACTCGCTGGCCTTCGACCGCTGGATGGCGTCGGGCGCAGCGGACCTGGAGGACCGGGTGCCTGCTGTGCTGGCAGACCTCGGCCTGGAGCTGGGCGCGGATGCCCTGATGACCGGCCTGTCCGGCGGACAAGCCGCCCGGGTGGCGCTGGCCGCACTGCTGCTCAGCCGCTTCGACGTAGTCCTCCTGGACGAACCCACCAATGATCTTGACCTTGATGGGCTGGCCCGGCTCGAAGCCTTCGTGCAAGGCCTGCGTGGAGGTGTGGTCCTGGTGTCCCACGACCGCGAATTCCTGGCCCGTTGCGTCACCACCGTGGTGGAACTGGACCTCGCCCAGAACTCCGTAGCCGTATACGACGGCGGATACGAGGCTTTCCTGGAAGAACGCGCCGTGGCCAAGCGCCACGCCAGGGAGCGCTATGAAGAGTTCGCCAACACCAAAGCGGATCTGGTCTCGCGGGCACGCACCCAGCGCGAGTGGAGCTCCCAGGGCGTCCGGAACGCCATGAAGAAGAACCCGGACAATGACAAGATCCGCCGCGCCGCGAGCAGCGAATCGTCCGAGAAGCAGGCCCAGAAAGTCCGCCAGATGGAGTCCAGGATCGCCCGGCTTACTGAGGTGGAGGAACCCCGCAAGGAGTGGCAGTTGCAGTTCAGCATCGGCCAGGCACCCCGCTCCAGTGCCGTCGTCGCCACCTTGCGCAACGTCGTCGCCCGTCAGGGTGACTTCACGCTGGGGCCGGTGAATCTCCAACTCAACGGCGGCGAGCGCATAGGCATCACAGGGCCGAACGGTGCCGGGAAGTCCACGCTTTTGCGCCTGTTGTTGGGGACCCAAAAACCTGACGACGGCGACGCCTCCATGGGTGCCTCCGTGGCCGTTGGCGAAATTGACCAGGCGCGTGGCCTGCTCGACGGCGGGCGGCCGCTCGGTGACGCCGTTGAAGCTGTGCTGGTGGACTGGAACAGCGCGGACGTCCGCACTCTGCTGGCCAAGTTCGGCCTGAAGGCCGATCACACCTCCCGCACCGTGGATTCCCTGTCACCGGGGGAGCGGACCCGTGCAGCGCTTGCCTTGCTTCAGGCCCGTGGCGTGAACCTGTTGGTCCTGGATGAGCCCACCAACCATTTGGATTTGCCGGCCATTGAGCAACTGGAGGAGGCGCTGGAAAGCTACGAGGGCGCACTCCTGTTGGTCACCCATGACCGGCGATTGTTGGAAAACGTCCGGCTCGATTCGCGTTGGCACTTGGAAAACGGCCAAGTGCAGGAACTTCATCACACCCCAAGCCAGGAGAAGTAA
- a CDS encoding ABC transporter ATP-binding protein: MSMDRVAWSSLYNITTAKSGSKPFSKETLKRVMAFAAPHKGKLIAFVIASIAGAFLAVATPVLAGQVVDAIIANAGVGTVIWLAVLIAIVAVGEAGVGLVTRWLSSIIGEGVIVDLRTRVFDHVQRMPIAFFTRTRTGALVSRLNNDVIGAQSAFAGTLSGVVSNVVALVLTLAVMLNTSWLVTVLAMVLLPIFLIPARRMGSKLADLRREAAAHNAAMGTQMTERFSAPGATLVKLFGRPDEESREFAERAGRVRDIGIRTAMLQFTFVTALTLVSALALALVYGLGGWLAIGGQLAPGDVVVLALLLTRLYAPLTALSNARVEIMSALVSFERVFEILDLKPLITQKPDAVEVPDGPVAVEFDDVRFSYPSAEKVSLASLEDVATLDTRGGEEVLHGVSFRVEPGQTVALVGSSGAGKSTVAQLLSRLYDVDSGAVRLGGQKPGTGVDVRDLSFDSLRETMGMVTQDGHLFHETIASNLRLARPDATEEDMWEVLRRARLEPMIRSLPDGLETVVGERGYRLSGGERQRLTIARLLIKQPRVVILDEATAALDSTNEAAVQAALGEALEGRTAVVIAHRLSTIRAADAILVVEDGRIVERGTHTELLAADGRYAELYQTQFAEATAVAQEAVPEL; the protein is encoded by the coding sequence ATGAGCATGGACCGCGTGGCCTGGAGCTCGCTGTACAACATCACCACTGCCAAGAGCGGCTCCAAGCCGTTCTCCAAGGAAACCCTGAAAAGGGTCATGGCCTTTGCTGCGCCGCACAAGGGCAAGCTCATCGCTTTTGTGATTGCCTCCATCGCCGGGGCCTTCCTTGCCGTGGCCACTCCTGTGCTGGCTGGCCAGGTGGTGGATGCCATCATCGCCAACGCAGGCGTGGGAACAGTGATCTGGTTGGCGGTCCTGATTGCGATCGTCGCAGTGGGTGAAGCCGGTGTGGGGCTGGTGACCCGGTGGTTGTCCTCCATCATTGGCGAGGGCGTCATTGTTGACCTTCGCACCCGGGTGTTCGATCACGTGCAGCGCATGCCCATCGCGTTCTTCACCCGGACACGGACCGGTGCGTTGGTCAGCCGCCTGAACAATGACGTGATCGGGGCGCAGTCTGCTTTTGCGGGCACGCTGTCCGGGGTGGTCAGCAATGTGGTGGCCTTGGTCCTGACGCTTGCAGTGATGCTCAATACGTCCTGGCTGGTGACTGTGCTGGCCATGGTGCTGCTTCCCATCTTCCTCATCCCCGCCCGGCGTATGGGCTCCAAGCTGGCGGACCTCCGCCGCGAAGCCGCTGCGCACAACGCAGCCATGGGCACCCAAATGACGGAGCGCTTCTCCGCCCCGGGAGCCACGCTGGTGAAGTTGTTCGGCCGGCCGGATGAGGAATCGCGGGAGTTCGCCGAACGCGCCGGCAGGGTCCGCGACATCGGGATCCGCACCGCCATGCTGCAGTTCACGTTCGTCACGGCGCTGACTCTGGTGTCGGCGCTCGCTTTGGCCTTGGTGTATGGTCTGGGTGGTTGGCTGGCAATCGGTGGGCAGCTCGCCCCTGGAGACGTAGTGGTTCTGGCGCTCCTGCTGACACGGCTTTACGCCCCGTTGACGGCGCTTTCGAATGCGCGTGTGGAAATCATGAGTGCGTTGGTCAGCTTTGAGAGGGTCTTTGAAATCCTTGACCTTAAGCCGCTGATCACCCAGAAGCCGGATGCTGTGGAAGTTCCGGACGGCCCGGTTGCCGTGGAATTCGACGACGTCCGCTTCTCCTACCCTTCGGCTGAGAAAGTTTCGCTCGCCTCCCTTGAGGACGTTGCCACTTTGGACACCCGCGGCGGGGAGGAAGTGCTCCACGGGGTCAGCTTCAGGGTTGAACCCGGGCAGACGGTGGCCCTGGTGGGTTCATCCGGCGCCGGCAAGTCCACGGTGGCCCAGTTGCTGTCGCGCCTGTACGACGTCGACTCCGGCGCCGTGCGTCTGGGCGGGCAAAAGCCCGGAACAGGGGTGGACGTCCGTGATCTGAGTTTCGACTCCCTGCGCGAGACCATGGGCATGGTGACCCAGGATGGGCATCTCTTCCACGAAACCATCGCTTCCAACCTTCGCCTCGCCCGGCCCGATGCCACCGAGGAGGACATGTGGGAGGTGCTGCGACGCGCACGGTTGGAGCCCATGATCCGGTCCCTGCCTGATGGCCTGGAAACCGTGGTGGGGGAGCGTGGCTACAGGCTTTCCGGTGGTGAACGCCAACGGCTCACCATTGCCCGGCTCCTGATCAAGCAGCCCCGCGTTGTAATCCTCGACGAAGCCACTGCTGCTTTGGACTCCACCAACGAAGCCGCCGTCCAGGCCGCCTTGGGCGAGGCGCTCGAGGGGCGTACCGCCGTCGTGATTGCGCACCGCCTGTCCACCATCCGTGCCGCGGACGCCATTTTGGTGGTTGAAGACGGCAGGATTGTGGAGCGTGGCACGCACACCGAGCTGCTTGCTGCCGATGGTCGCTACGCGGAGCTCTATCAAACCCAGTTCGCTGAAGCTACGGCTGTGGCACAGGAAGCCGTCCCGGAGCTGTAA
- a CDS encoding NUDIX domain-containing protein: MTGTGTDLIVVSAVCVYNQEGHLLTVRKRGTDKFMHPGGKPEPGETAAEAASRELFEEVGIEVAADRLEPFGVWLAVAANEAATTIEATVFTAPGTWEAHPSAEIAEIRWLDLDAPLPADLAPLLTDHVIPLLTPPK, translated from the coding sequence ATGACTGGAACCGGAACTGACCTGATCGTCGTGAGCGCCGTCTGCGTCTACAACCAGGAAGGCCATTTGCTGACCGTCCGCAAGCGTGGCACGGACAAGTTCATGCATCCGGGAGGTAAGCCGGAACCGGGTGAAACTGCTGCTGAGGCAGCTTCCCGGGAGCTTTTCGAGGAAGTGGGCATTGAAGTAGCCGCGGACCGCCTTGAGCCGTTCGGCGTGTGGCTGGCGGTGGCAGCCAACGAGGCAGCAACCACTATTGAAGCAACCGTCTTCACCGCCCCCGGAACGTGGGAGGCGCACCCTTCGGCAGAGATCGCGGAGATCCGCTGGCTGGATCTGGATGCCCCGCTTCCCGCAGACCTGGCGCCGCTCCTGACGGACCACGTCATCCCGCTGCTGACGCCGCCCAAGTAG
- a CDS encoding DUF6314 family protein, which translates to MNHQQPTQDLQAYLAGSWSLERTLTDRTSGTNGTFTGVVRYTASPDGGLDYREDGTMHWPTHTGRAFREYLLKPGSTPDSMDVFFPDGRPFHVMSFSEEGNQDKHWCDPDDYRVNYICHGPDSFSFTWDVRGPAKNLLLESHLVRIDAGRQQ; encoded by the coding sequence TTGAACCACCAGCAGCCCACCCAGGATTTGCAGGCCTACCTGGCCGGCAGCTGGAGCCTGGAGCGGACCCTGACGGACCGGACGTCCGGCACCAACGGAACCTTCACCGGCGTCGTGCGTTACACCGCCAGCCCCGACGGCGGCCTGGACTACCGCGAAGACGGAACCATGCACTGGCCCACCCACACGGGGCGGGCATTCCGCGAGTACCTTCTGAAACCGGGTTCCACTCCGGATTCCATGGACGTGTTTTTCCCCGATGGCAGGCCGTTCCATGTAATGAGCTTCTCCGAAGAGGGCAACCAGGATAAGCACTGGTGCGATCCTGACGATTACCGCGTCAACTACATCTGCCACGGCCCGGATTCGTTCAGCTTTACGTGGGATGTCCGGGGGCCGGCGAAGAATCTGCTGCTGGAATCGCACCTTGTTCGGATTGACGCCGGGAGGCAACAATGA
- a CDS encoding DUF998 domain-containing protein, producing MKGHVTEPATAGSFLPDTRSIRANIGGWAQLSVVQYFVAEAAVIQAWAGPEPYSRATGFISDLGAVSCGIYEDRAVCSPLHLLMNASFVVQGLALVLGALFLTAGLLSVAARPGVQARRFRAVAGGSAQTRVLTVPWILAVTIRILTGVAGLGTVIVGLVPEDLGSPWHFAGALMFFIAGGFALLLLGILWWRQTPVSWFLAACGLTCIGALVIGAITGMEVPLPGLLERFMGYPVTIGLATAGLVIAQRVHTERRSHRSV from the coding sequence ATGAAAGGGCACGTGACTGAACCGGCAACAGCTGGATCCTTCCTTCCGGATACCCGCAGCATCAGGGCGAACATCGGCGGGTGGGCGCAACTGAGCGTGGTCCAATACTTCGTGGCCGAGGCCGCGGTAATTCAGGCCTGGGCAGGTCCGGAGCCCTACAGCAGGGCCACCGGATTCATCAGCGACCTCGGCGCGGTCTCGTGCGGCATCTACGAGGACAGGGCAGTCTGTTCGCCGTTGCATCTGCTGATGAATGCCTCGTTCGTGGTACAGGGCCTGGCCCTGGTTCTCGGTGCGCTGTTCCTGACGGCGGGGCTGTTGAGCGTTGCGGCGCGGCCCGGTGTGCAAGCCCGGCGTTTTCGGGCTGTGGCCGGAGGATCCGCTCAGACTCGCGTATTGACCGTGCCGTGGATACTGGCTGTCACCATCCGGATCCTCACCGGCGTTGCCGGGCTGGGAACGGTGATTGTGGGCCTGGTACCCGAAGACCTGGGCTCTCCCTGGCACTTTGCGGGCGCACTGATGTTCTTCATCGCCGGTGGCTTTGCCCTGCTCTTACTGGGAATCCTGTGGTGGCGGCAAACCCCTGTGAGCTGGTTCCTCGCCGCGTGCGGACTCACCTGCATCGGTGCCCTGGTGATCGGCGCCATCACGGGGATGGAGGTGCCACTACCGGGATTGCTGGAGCGGTTCATGGGATACCCGGTGACCATAGGCCTGGCAACGGCCGGCCTGGTGATTGCCCAACGTGTCCACACGGAGCGGCGGAGCCACCGGAGCGTGTGA
- a CDS encoding inositol monophosphatase family protein, which yields MTTGRHTATELDPTLNDYQLASALVREAGQLALLMRMGGLQGERKTSVSDVVTAADHAAEAYVLEQLRRCRPEDGILGEEGASVAGTSGRTWVIDPVDGTYNFLHGSTYWCSAIALKRDDADHGGKPIADPEVLLGAIYQPELDKLWLGGQDRPSTLNNQPISGFGDLPVNQISAATYIHPTWLADPRAAMPWHAAAVSAASLRMFGSGSCDLGRVADGELGCWFQHSCPEWDWLPGKAIVRAAGGDTAVVQVNGLNWFVAGGPTAVRELSAALTSVPQFA from the coding sequence ATGACCACCGGCAGGCACACAGCAACTGAACTCGATCCAACACTCAATGACTACCAACTGGCCAGTGCACTGGTCCGTGAGGCAGGCCAGTTGGCGCTGCTCATGCGGATGGGCGGACTGCAGGGCGAACGTAAAACGTCAGTGTCCGACGTCGTTACTGCTGCCGATCACGCAGCCGAAGCTTACGTCCTTGAACAGCTGCGGCGCTGCCGGCCCGAGGATGGCATCCTCGGCGAGGAAGGAGCCTCCGTTGCCGGGACAAGCGGCCGCACGTGGGTGATCGACCCCGTTGACGGCACCTATAACTTCCTGCACGGCTCCACGTACTGGTGCTCGGCCATCGCCCTCAAACGCGATGATGCCGATCACGGCGGGAAGCCGATCGCTGATCCGGAGGTGCTGCTCGGGGCCATCTACCAGCCCGAACTGGACAAGCTCTGGCTGGGCGGCCAGGACCGCCCATCCACCCTGAACAACCAACCGATCTCCGGCTTCGGCGACCTCCCCGTCAACCAGATCTCGGCAGCTACCTATATCCATCCCACGTGGCTTGCGGACCCCCGCGCTGCCATGCCCTGGCACGCGGCTGCAGTGTCCGCGGCGTCCCTGCGCATGTTCGGCTCAGGCTCCTGCGACCTCGGCCGGGTGGCTGACGGTGAACTGGGCTGCTGGTTCCAGCACAGCTGCCCGGAATGGGACTGGCTTCCCGGCAAGGCGATCGTCCGCGCTGCCGGTGGGGACACCGCCGTCGTGCAGGTCAACGGGCTGAACTGGTTCGTAGCAGGAGGCCCGACGGCGGTACGCGAGTTGAGCGCCGCCCTCACCTCTGTTCCCCAATTTGCCTAG
- a CDS encoding choice-of-anchor G family protein produces MNSKSKLWPAAVGVTAVSALAIGLVAAPAANAAPTDVISIGSGQIIDGTVLAIPNFAGLAANGAATAQQIGTPPSGPVVIENTTPLDLSAVFGVVNVGAGNIPLLQNNGIIQVGAVSQYGKAVNDGSSEAFSGTVSGAPGLVTLPGGLPSNGDPAIPAARVNVGTASILGGADLVNVNLQITTLAAAAKKDQGAAPQGAYALAGVSAEVGGTVVGGVAGTISAAINTANAVLTPLGVTVENPVAGGTIAITEADLLAVAGVADLNSLPAGTDLISFLPQAVANKLTSVVSTTLASATAAVNNLGPIAQIVAGPALAVLTTALNGVTSAVATTVVAPLSTALTALVSAKVNVQETAPSGAFTQRALQVAIAGGSIATVNLANATVGPNLDAAAIPLVNADTMAITGGVALLALLSWLFVRSRRRTAVAAV; encoded by the coding sequence TTGAACAGCAAGAGCAAGTTGTGGCCCGCCGCTGTCGGCGTCACCGCCGTCTCGGCTTTGGCCATTGGCCTGGTGGCCGCACCGGCTGCAAACGCAGCACCCACTGACGTGATTTCGATCGGCAGTGGCCAGATCATTGATGGCACAGTCCTGGCCATCCCGAACTTCGCCGGACTCGCTGCCAACGGCGCAGCAACCGCCCAGCAGATCGGCACCCCGCCGTCTGGACCGGTCGTCATCGAAAACACCACCCCGCTGGACCTCAGCGCCGTCTTCGGCGTGGTCAACGTGGGCGCCGGCAACATCCCGTTGCTGCAGAACAACGGCATCATCCAGGTTGGTGCAGTCAGCCAGTACGGCAAGGCAGTCAACGACGGCTCCTCTGAAGCCTTCTCCGGTACCGTGAGCGGCGCTCCCGGCTTGGTGACCCTGCCCGGCGGCCTTCCGAGCAACGGCGATCCCGCCATCCCGGCAGCCCGCGTGAACGTAGGCACTGCCTCCATTCTTGGCGGAGCCGACCTGGTGAACGTCAACCTCCAGATCACCACCCTCGCCGCTGCAGCCAAGAAGGACCAGGGTGCAGCGCCCCAGGGCGCCTACGCACTTGCAGGCGTTTCGGCTGAGGTGGGCGGCACCGTTGTTGGTGGCGTTGCAGGTACCATCAGCGCGGCCATCAACACCGCCAATGCCGTCCTCACCCCGCTGGGCGTCACGGTGGAAAACCCGGTGGCAGGCGGCACCATCGCCATCACCGAAGCTGACCTCCTGGCTGTTGCCGGTGTAGCGGACCTGAACTCCCTGCCTGCCGGCACGGACCTGATTTCCTTCCTGCCGCAGGCTGTTGCCAACAAGCTCACCTCCGTGGTCAGCACCACCCTGGCAAGTGCCACCGCAGCTGTGAACAACCTCGGCCCGATCGCCCAGATCGTAGCCGGACCTGCCTTGGCAGTGCTCACCACCGCGCTCAACGGCGTAACCAGTGCAGTAGCAACCACCGTTGTGGCTCCTCTGAGCACCGCACTGACCGCCCTGGTTTCGGCCAAGGTCAACGTTCAGGAAACCGCTCCTTCGGGCGCCTTCACCCAGCGTGCCCTGCAGGTGGCAATTGCCGGCGGCTCCATCGCCACCGTCAACCTGGCCAACGCAACTGTTGGTCCCAACCTTGATGCAGCGGCGATCCCGCTGGTCAACGCTGACACCATGGCCATCACCGGTGGCGTGGCCCTCCTGGCACTGCTCAGCTGGCTGTTCGTTCGCTCGCGCCGCCGCACTGCAGTAGCTGCTGTCTGA
- a CDS encoding peptidase produces the protein MYGNNWTAGGTAAGGTTLAVTGAPTLGWVILVGVALLITGFVVLRNSRLKAAKRGADPNP, from the coding sequence ATGTACGGCAATAACTGGACTGCCGGCGGCACTGCTGCAGGTGGTACCACGCTGGCTGTCACCGGCGCCCCAACCCTTGGTTGGGTCATCCTGGTGGGTGTCGCCCTGCTGATCACCGGTTTTGTGGTCCTGCGCAACAGCAGGCTCAAAGCGGCAAAGCGGGGAGCAGACCCCAACCCGTAA